Genomic DNA from Thermodesulfovibrionales bacterium:
GCTCAGGCCGCATCCCACCACCGACAGGGTCGGCGAGATGTACAAGGTCACCCGTAACCAGGATGGCTATTTTCTTGAAGCCCACGTTAAGCTCCGTCCGGTCGATTTCCCGAGTGAAGGGATATTCGTCGCAGGCCTCGCGCATGCGCCCAAGAACCTCGATGAGACGATCACGCAGGCGTTGGCGGCTGCCGGCCGGGCAGGCGTCGTCTTGTCTCACGAGCGTCTGGCCGTCTCCGGGATCATCGCCAAGCACAG
This window encodes:
- a CDS encoding 4Fe-4S binding protein, producing LRPHPTTDRVGEMYKVTRNQDGYFLEAHVKLRPVDFPSEGIFVAGLAHAPKNLDETITQALAAAGRAGVVLSHERLAVSGIIAKHRKDLCMSCLSCFRVCPFDSPYIGEDGKVAHNEVKCHGCGICAAICPAKAFQVNNFRDDQILAMIDAAVECEPGVVGG